AGGAAATGGGAAAAAATGCGCCTGTTTTAAGCAAAAGCTCATTGACCGGGCCTATAATCTCTCCAACCTCACCAACACCCTGGATAAAGAAAACTTCCATAGCTTTAATATCGATCTTTTCTCCACGGAACCCTATGGGGAGGAAAAACGCTCTCCCCGGCAAAACATGATGCATCTACTCAATACCTCGGAGGGTTTTGTCATGAACTTTAAAGACCCCCAGACAAAAAACCTTTTATTTTATGGAGGCACCGGCCTTGGAAAAACCTTTTTGGCCAACTGCGTAGCAAAGGCCCTGCTGGATCGGGGGCATATCGTGATCTATCAGACTTCCTTTAAAATGATCGAGGTACTGGAGGATTTAAGGTTTCGTCGAAGCCAAAATAAAGAGGAATACAATCTGTTATTTGAGGCGGACCTTTTGATCATAGATGATTTAGGGGCGGAACTTACCAATTCCTTTACCAACAGTGAACTGTTTAACCTGATCAACAGTCGGATTCTTCGGGGAAAGAAAATTATGATCT
The sequence above is drawn from the Isachenkonia alkalipeptolytica genome and encodes:
- a CDS encoding ATP-binding protein, coding for MFQQYIKEILREYDRLRQQSEDLKKQRREEVYRRVPRIKEIDQEIARLGLMLSKSIIEAPGESQQLMDRISKEMENLKEDRAMLLTENNIPLSYLEKVYHCEQCKDRGFLGNGKKCACFKQKLIDRAYNLSNLTNTLDKENFHSFNIDLFSTEPYGEEKRSPRQNMMHLLNTSEGFVMNFKDPQTKNLLFYGGTGLGKTFLANCVAKALLDRGHIVIYQTSFKMIEVLEDLRFRRSQNKEEYNLLFEADLLIIDDLGAELTNSFTNSELFNLINSRILRGKKIMISTNLSPMELAERYDDRIFSRLIAHFDVLKFYGEDLRWEKQ